A window of Sphingobacterium sp. SRCM116780 contains these coding sequences:
- a CDS encoding YeiH family protein codes for MSSSKSFSIAEDWVVVILGLGIVFLAIFGVIVPKPSFSWQNFSELKNHVFASGNLQVIAKQFGLVMIVATLGAFLLGKNVKNLLIVFPSVFILTMFALIVAGNATVKEYNLEAVIFSLAIGLIISNFFKLPEWFKAALSTELYVKIGLILLGTTVIFGDILKAGSLGLIQALVVVISVWYFSFWVCKKLKIDKEMSLMLSSAVSICGVSAAIATSGAIKGDSKKLSYVISLVLITAIPMMIFMPYLAEQMGLSQQVTGAWLGGSIDTSGAVAASGSLVGEEALKISTIVKFSQNVLLGIAAFAISIYWSYAKSVDDETKKEKPTLKIIWERFPKFVLGFIFASLLFSFIISPEKNSEIKDSLKSIQGLWFTLAFTSIGLETNFKDLFQQDNKKPLYAFLIAQTFNVIVTLLIALLLFR; via the coding sequence GAGCTTCAGCTGGCAAAATTTTTCAGAATTAAAGAATCACGTATTTGCTTCCGGTAATCTCCAAGTAATAGCCAAGCAGTTTGGTCTTGTTATGATTGTTGCCACCTTGGGAGCATTCCTTTTAGGCAAGAATGTCAAAAATTTGCTAATCGTATTTCCCAGTGTCTTTATCCTGACGATGTTTGCCCTAATAGTAGCAGGAAACGCCACTGTGAAGGAATATAATTTAGAAGCCGTCATTTTTAGCTTAGCAATCGGTTTAATCATCAGTAATTTTTTCAAACTTCCAGAATGGTTTAAAGCAGCATTAAGTACAGAACTCTATGTTAAAATAGGACTGATATTACTCGGTACAACCGTCATTTTTGGAGATATTTTAAAAGCAGGCTCTCTAGGATTAATACAAGCTTTGGTTGTGGTTATCTCTGTTTGGTATTTTTCTTTCTGGGTGTGTAAAAAACTGAAAATTGATAAAGAAATGTCTTTGATGTTGTCAAGTGCGGTTTCGATCTGTGGTGTTTCAGCAGCTATTGCAACGTCAGGAGCTATCAAAGGAGATAGCAAAAAGCTTTCTTATGTGATTTCTCTTGTACTGATTACAGCAATCCCTATGATGATTTTTATGCCTTATCTGGCAGAGCAAATGGGTTTGTCCCAGCAAGTCACAGGCGCATGGCTAGGAGGTTCAATTGATACATCCGGAGCTGTGGCTGCCTCAGGTAGTTTAGTCGGCGAGGAGGCTTTAAAAATTAGTACAATCGTCAAGTTTTCACAAAATGTATTACTTGGAATTGCTGCTTTCGCGATTAGCATCTATTGGAGCTATGCAAAATCTGTCGATGATGAAACAAAGAAGGAGAAACCAACACTCAAGATTATTTGGGAACGCTTTCCAAAATTTGTTCTTGGTTTTATTTTCGCATCGTTACTTTTCTCTTTCATCATCTCTCCTGAAAAGAATAGTGAGATTAAAGATAGTTTAAAAAGTATTCAAGGGCTATGGTTTACATTAGCATTTACATCGATTGGACTTGAAACAAACTTTAAAGATCTTTTCCAACAGGACAATAAAAAACCATTATATGCATTCCTGATTGCGCAGACATTCAATGTCATCGTGACGTTACTGATCGCGCTATTGTTATTTAGATAA
- a CDS encoding DUF6266 family protein, translating to MARIKNGPNGSASGKAGSVVFCKWKEIEYIRGLPKINKNRLLTIGQKKNQSKFKFVQDRLRIITSVVHIGFMHAHPNRTGFNSAMSYNLLEGAEETETGYALIWEKFAISSGLPFPVHTYTIVQDTAETISVNWELDESLVKKLDYSSFRCTLLFYPADFEKGEVFGCISDQPLSDKKQTVQLTTRNKRGGYHIYMAFFASNGSNKTTDSRYLGTINW from the coding sequence ATGGCAAGAATCAAAAATGGACCGAATGGCTCTGCATCTGGTAAGGCGGGTAGTGTCGTTTTCTGTAAATGGAAAGAAATTGAATACATACGTGGTCTACCCAAAATCAACAAAAACCGATTACTGACTATTGGACAGAAAAAAAATCAATCTAAATTTAAGTTTGTACAAGATCGGCTTCGGATAATCACGAGTGTTGTGCATATTGGGTTTATGCACGCACATCCCAATCGCACCGGATTTAATTCGGCTATGTCCTATAACTTGTTAGAAGGGGCTGAAGAAACCGAAACTGGATATGCGCTTATATGGGAAAAATTTGCTATCAGTAGTGGCTTACCTTTTCCTGTACATACCTATACTATCGTTCAGGATACAGCAGAGACAATTTCTGTAAATTGGGAACTTGATGAAAGTTTAGTCAAAAAATTAGATTATTCTAGCTTTCGCTGTACCTTACTTTTCTACCCCGCTGATTTCGAAAAAGGAGAAGTGTTTGGATGCATTTCTGATCAACCTCTTTCTGATAAAAAGCAGACAGTACAATTAACAACAAGAAATAAGCGTGGCGGATACCATATTTATATGGCTTTCTTTGCCAGCAATGGTAGCAATAAAACGACAGATAGTCGCTACTTAGGCACAATTAATTGGTAA
- a CDS encoding RNA polymerase sigma factor, protein MTEKELLAHYKQTGDLDTLGKLYSPYMSLLYGACFKYLQDADKSQDAVMQIFEELIRKLRIHEVDNFKSWLYTFARNFCLMQLRKEKNTQRVDLDEHLDDGNDYSDEADPKEWSESQFEKLESCMLTLNPEQERCIRLFYLEQKCYKDIVDLTGFDMNKVKSYIQNGKRNLKICMENK, encoded by the coding sequence ATGACAGAAAAAGAACTCTTGGCACATTATAAGCAAACTGGTGATTTGGACACTTTAGGCAAATTATATTCGCCTTATATGTCTTTATTGTACGGTGCGTGTTTTAAATATCTGCAAGACGCAGATAAAAGTCAAGATGCCGTTATGCAGATTTTCGAAGAATTAATTCGAAAACTACGTATACATGAGGTGGATAATTTTAAAAGTTGGCTGTATACGTTCGCCCGAAACTTTTGCTTAATGCAATTGAGAAAAGAAAAGAATACACAACGCGTTGATCTTGATGAACATCTCGATGATGGAAATGATTACTCGGATGAAGCTGACCCTAAGGAGTGGAGCGAAAGTCAATTTGAAAAATTGGAATCCTGTATGTTAACACTAAATCCTGAACAAGAACGGTGTATTCGTTTATTTTATTTGGAACAAAAGTGTTATAAGGATATTGTGGATCTGACAGGTTTCGATATGAATAAAGTGAAAAGCTATATTCAGAATGGAAAACGAAATTTGAAAATTTGTATGGAGAATAAGTAA
- a CDS encoding nitroreductase encodes MLSNEVLKAIHYRRSVFQANFTDQEINKEDILTILEAANAAPTHKRTQPWRFTIFKGEGLTRLGTELSRIYKTVTPAEKYVEKTEITMGEKATQSQVAIALVVNYTKEVPEWEELAATACAVENMWLAAHSLGLGGYWATPGLINHLGGFLNLEENQKCIGLFYLGHHETEAREPVRSPIADKIRWEE; translated from the coding sequence ATGCTATCGAACGAAGTTTTAAAAGCAATACATTATAGAAGATCCGTATTTCAAGCGAATTTTACTGATCAGGAAATTAACAAAGAAGACATTTTAACGATTTTAGAAGCGGCAAATGCTGCTCCTACACACAAAAGAACACAACCTTGGCGTTTTACTATTTTTAAAGGTGAAGGGCTTACTCGATTAGGTACTGAACTTTCACGTATTTATAAAACCGTTACTCCTGCAGAAAAATACGTGGAGAAAACAGAAATTACAATGGGAGAAAAAGCAACACAGTCACAAGTTGCGATTGCACTCGTTGTCAATTATACAAAAGAAGTTCCGGAATGGGAAGAATTAGCGGCAACAGCTTGTGCTGTTGAGAATATGTGGTTAGCAGCACATTCGTTAGGTTTAGGAGGATATTGGGCGACTCCAGGATTAATTAATCATTTAGGTGGATTCTTAAATCTGGAAGAGAACCAAAAATGCATCGGGTTATTCTACTTAGGTCATCATGAAACCGAAGCTCGAGAGCCTGTCCGCAGTCCAATTGCAGATAAAATCCGTTGGGAAGAGTAG
- the pepT gene encoding peptidase T, with protein sequence MSNFEINNITDFSVSERFQRYVQIDTQSDASSPTCPSTEKQKNLGKLLVEELLTFGIADAAMDENGYIYATIPANTDKKVPTICFCSHMDTSPDSSGKDVKPLLHRNYQGQDLVLPDDNSIVIKYAEHPDLANQIGHTIITASGTTLLGADDKAGIAEIMDAARLLLKHPEIKHGDIKILFTPDEEIGRGVDKADLGRLAADFAYTMDGEKAGTIEDETFSADGAVLTIHGVSVHPGFAKGKMRSAIKIASAIIDALPQDRLSPESTNKKEGFVHPTNIAGTVEKAEIHFIIRDHQTANLVKHEAELEAIAKSIVTQYPNCTYTFEVKEQYRNMKEVLDQHPQIMEIGMEAITRAGMKAERRSIRGGTDGSRLSFMGLPCPNIFAGGHAFHGKQEWVSEEDMQKAVLTILHVAALWEEK encoded by the coding sequence ATGAGTAACTTCGAAATCAACAATATTACTGATTTTTCAGTATCTGAAAGATTCCAGCGTTATGTACAAATAGATACACAATCGGATGCCAGTTCACCCACTTGTCCATCGACAGAAAAACAAAAAAATCTAGGCAAGCTTTTAGTAGAAGAGCTATTGACATTCGGTATTGCTGATGCTGCTATGGATGAAAATGGCTATATATATGCGACAATTCCAGCCAACACAGACAAAAAAGTACCAACAATTTGTTTTTGTTCCCATATGGATACTTCTCCCGATTCATCAGGAAAAGATGTAAAACCACTTCTTCACCGCAATTATCAAGGTCAAGACTTAGTATTACCGGACGATAATAGCATCGTAATTAAATATGCAGAACACCCAGATTTAGCCAATCAGATTGGTCATACGATCATCACAGCAAGCGGTACGACCTTATTAGGAGCGGATGATAAAGCCGGTATTGCAGAGATCATGGATGCCGCTCGATTATTGCTGAAACATCCAGAAATCAAACATGGTGATATCAAAATCTTATTTACACCAGATGAAGAAATTGGAAGAGGGGTTGATAAAGCAGATTTAGGTCGTTTAGCAGCAGATTTTGCCTATACAATGGATGGAGAAAAAGCTGGAACCATAGAAGATGAAACCTTCTCTGCAGATGGTGCTGTATTGACCATACATGGTGTTTCTGTACATCCAGGATTTGCAAAAGGAAAAATGCGCAGTGCCATCAAAATTGCAAGTGCTATTATTGATGCACTACCTCAAGACCGCCTTTCTCCAGAAAGTACAAACAAAAAAGAAGGTTTTGTACACCCCACAAATATCGCTGGTACTGTTGAAAAAGCAGAGATTCATTTTATTATTCGGGATCATCAGACAGCAAATTTGGTAAAACATGAAGCCGAATTAGAAGCTATTGCAAAATCCATTGTAACACAATACCCGAATTGTACCTATACCTTTGAGGTAAAAGAACAATACCGCAACATGAAAGAAGTATTGGATCAACATCCACAGATTATGGAAATCGGGATGGAGGCCATCACAAGAGCTGGTATGAAAGCAGAACGAAGAAGTATTCGCGGAGGAACAGACGGATCTCGTTTGTCATTCATGGGATTACCTTGTCCCAATATATTTGCCGGAGGACATGCATTTCATGGAAAACAAGAATGGGTTTCCGAAGAAGACATGCAAAAAGCTGTTTTAACAATTTTACATGTTGCTGCCCTTTGGGAAGAAAAATAA
- a CDS encoding DUF4197 domain-containing protein — MKNILSYALIASGLLFTHQSQAQSTTLSKLKGILTGISDQYNTVKDSTKTTTTSIGTNNTKTGTNNTSTVANITKKEAASGIKEALSNGLTNSVRTLSAKNGFLGDAAVKILMPAEAQKIEKTLRAVGMGSLCDQFISSMNRAAETAVSEAGTVFANSLSKMTITDAYSILLSGNQNAATTFFKTNTSQELTTKFSPVINDAMGKNNVSTYWNQLTTAYNKLPLSKKVETDLTSYVTQKAIDGLFVKVADQELKIRENIGGSRSTNLLSKVFGWADTQK; from the coding sequence ATGAAAAATATCTTATCATATGCCCTGATTGCATCAGGTTTACTATTCACACATCAGTCGCAAGCACAATCAACTACGCTTTCTAAACTCAAAGGTATTTTAACTGGGATCAGTGATCAATACAATACAGTAAAAGATAGTACAAAAACAACCACTACTTCAATAGGAACAAATAATACTAAAACAGGAACAAATAATACTTCAACAGTAGCCAATATTACTAAAAAAGAAGCTGCTTCGGGTATTAAAGAAGCATTAAGCAATGGTTTAACCAATAGTGTTCGTACTTTATCTGCCAAGAATGGATTTTTAGGTGATGCAGCTGTCAAAATTTTAATGCCTGCTGAAGCACAAAAAATAGAAAAAACACTTCGGGCTGTCGGCATGGGTTCACTATGTGATCAATTTATCAGCAGTATGAATAGAGCTGCAGAAACAGCTGTTAGCGAAGCTGGAACTGTTTTCGCTAATTCCCTTTCAAAAATGACCATTACAGATGCTTACAGTATCTTATTAAGTGGAAATCAAAATGCTGCAACAACCTTTTTTAAAACAAATACATCACAAGAATTAACAACAAAATTCTCACCTGTTATTAACGATGCCATGGGTAAAAATAATGTATCTACCTATTGGAATCAATTAACAACAGCATACAATAAATTGCCTCTTTCCAAAAAAGTAGAAACGGATTTAACTTCTTATGTTACGCAAAAAGCTATTGATGGTTTATTTGTAAAAGTAGCTGATCAAGAATTAAAAATTAGAGAAAACATTGGTGGATCTAGAAGTACGAATCTACTATCAAAAGTATTTGGTTGGGCAGATACTCAGAAATAA
- a CDS encoding endonuclease/exonuclease/phosphatase family protein: MKKIVLSIFIFCSWISITMAQQIRVATYNIRQKNNHDIGNMWDERKDAVANLIKFHGFEIFGIQEAFIDQVKDLQDRLPEFQSIGVGRDDGAQQGEHSSIFYNKNRFQAIKSGTFWLSATDTEHPNKGWDAALPRICTWGVFKDKSSGKSFIFMNTHFDHVGVEARKESAKLILAKAKELAKNLPLILTGDFNVDEHNEAYFTLANSKTVVDSYTVSPHVYEPSSSFNGWGESIKPKGRIDHIFVVPKIKVLDYGILTDTYQGKFPSDHFPVFVELSL; the protein is encoded by the coding sequence ATGAAAAAAATAGTCCTTTCTATCTTTATTTTCTGCTCCTGGATATCCATTACGATGGCACAACAGATACGCGTTGCGACCTATAATATTAGACAAAAAAACAATCACGACATCGGAAATATGTGGGATGAGCGAAAAGATGCTGTTGCTAACCTCATCAAGTTTCATGGCTTTGAAATTTTTGGTATCCAAGAAGCATTTATCGATCAGGTAAAAGATCTACAAGATCGACTCCCTGAATTTCAATCGATCGGAGTCGGTCGGGATGATGGTGCTCAACAAGGCGAGCATTCCTCTATCTTCTATAATAAAAATCGTTTTCAAGCAATAAAAAGTGGCACCTTCTGGTTATCAGCTACAGATACAGAACATCCGAACAAAGGATGGGATGCTGCATTACCTCGTATCTGTACTTGGGGAGTATTTAAAGATAAATCTTCTGGCAAATCCTTTATTTTTATGAATACCCATTTTGATCATGTAGGGGTAGAAGCAAGAAAAGAAAGTGCAAAATTAATCTTAGCAAAAGCGAAAGAATTAGCCAAAAATTTACCCTTAATATTAACTGGAGATTTCAATGTGGATGAACATAATGAAGCTTACTTCACCCTAGCAAATAGTAAAACCGTGGTCGATAGTTATACGGTAAGCCCTCATGTGTATGAGCCTAGTTCATCTTTTAACGGATGGGGGGAAAGCATTAAACCGAAAGGTCGAATTGATCATATTTTTGTTGTACCAAAAATTAAAGTATTAGATTATGGTATCTTAACCGATACTTATCAAGGAAAATTTCCTTCTGATCACTTCCCTGTATTTGTCGAGTTAAGCTTGTAA
- a CDS encoding glycerophosphodiester phosphodiesterase family protein: MKKTVLVILAAIAVMGISELKAQTKIIAHRGAFKNTLVPENSIASLKASKDLNLWGSEYDVHLTKDDILVVNHDDDFYGIDIATSTYQELLAKKHPNGENIPTLEAYIKTGLKLKKLKLILELKTNKLGLARTLEAAEKTVALVKQLKAEKVTEYIAFSYDACKKIHELAPKAKIAYLNGDIAPDQIKKDGLTGIDYHLDVFVKNPTWLKEAQDLKLTTNVWTVNKETDMKSFIDQKIDYITTNEPELLKTLLKK, translated from the coding sequence ATGAAAAAAACAGTTTTAGTAATCCTTGCCGCCATAGCCGTTATGGGAATCTCCGAATTGAAAGCACAAACCAAAATCATTGCTCATCGTGGAGCATTTAAAAATACCTTAGTTCCCGAGAATTCAATCGCATCTTTAAAAGCGTCGAAAGATTTAAACCTTTGGGGGTCGGAATACGATGTGCACTTGACGAAAGATGATATTCTAGTTGTCAATCATGATGATGATTTTTATGGAATTGATATTGCAACCTCCACTTATCAAGAATTGTTAGCAAAAAAACATCCCAATGGGGAAAATATTCCAACTTTAGAAGCGTATATCAAAACTGGTTTAAAGTTGAAAAAATTAAAACTCATCTTAGAATTAAAAACGAACAAATTAGGGTTGGCGCGTACCCTAGAAGCTGCAGAAAAAACTGTTGCTTTAGTAAAGCAATTAAAAGCCGAAAAAGTAACGGAATATATTGCTTTCAGCTACGATGCTTGTAAAAAAATTCACGAACTCGCTCCTAAAGCGAAGATTGCTTACCTCAATGGTGATATTGCTCCAGACCAAATCAAGAAAGATGGATTAACAGGTATCGATTATCATCTTGATGTTTTCGTAAAAAATCCGACTTGGTTGAAAGAAGCACAAGATCTGAAATTAACAACCAATGTTTGGACTGTTAATAAAGAAACTGATATGAAATCTTTTATTGATCAGAAGATTGACTACATCACCACCAATGAACCTGAATTGTTAAAAACCTTATTAAAAAAATAA
- a CDS encoding HD domain-containing protein produces the protein MNKIIESTVAFVQDRLKFAESGHDWSHIQRVWNNTKLILQTEEADYQTCELAALLHDIADSKFHDGDETIGPRVAGEFLASLGIEEKVIEHVQKIIYNMSFKASLGDVSFHSKELEVVQDADRLDAIGAIGIARAFNYGGHKNRQMYNPNIPVQEYQDKESYKHSEAPTINHFYEKLLLLKDKMNTKAAQAIAEKRHEFMLTFLDEFYAEWEGKK, from the coding sequence ATGAATAAGATTATTGAAAGTACGGTTGCATTTGTACAGGATAGATTAAAATTTGCTGAATCAGGTCACGATTGGTCACATATCCAACGTGTATGGAACAACACAAAATTAATTCTTCAAACAGAAGAAGCGGATTATCAAACATGTGAATTAGCGGCTTTGTTACATGATATTGCGGATAGCAAGTTTCATGATGGAGACGAAACGATTGGTCCACGTGTCGCAGGTGAATTCTTAGCATCTCTAGGTATTGAAGAAAAGGTTATTGAACATGTGCAAAAGATTATTTACAACATGTCTTTCAAGGCAAGTCTGGGAGATGTCTCTTTCCATTCAAAAGAATTAGAAGTCGTTCAAGATGCTGATCGTCTTGATGCCATCGGTGCGATTGGTATTGCTAGAGCTTTCAATTATGGTGGTCACAAAAACAGACAAATGTATAATCCGAATATCCCTGTGCAAGAATATCAAGATAAAGAAAGTTACAAACACTCGGAAGCGCCAACTATCAATCATTTTTACGAAAAACTTTTATTATTAAAAGATAAAATGAATACGAAAGCCGCTCAGGCAATCGCGGAGAAAAGACATGAATTCATGTTAACGTTCTTAGACGAGTTTTATGCCGAGTGGGAAGGAAAAAAATAA
- a CDS encoding class I SAM-dependent RNA methyltransferase, translating to MEVFNTPNKIIITCNKRLSPYLQQEVEELGFEIKRSFSTGVELFNTLSETIKLNLNLRTASQILYSIKEFKASNPQELYDELKEIAWEELIAFDGYFSVTSNVDNETITTPLFANLKVKDAIVDRIKEKKDIRPNSGSDSNKAVVHLYWKDDRAEIFIDSSGETLAKHGYRKHPGKAPMLEALAASTILASKWDGKSSFVNPMCGSGTLAIEAALIATNRRPGLYRMNYSFMHFIGYDEEVFFQERRNLKEQVNKKANPKIVASDISQQAIDIAIMNAKTAGVDQLIDFEVCDFAETTVPQDEKGIAIFNPEYGERLGNHSQLELTYKRVGDFLKQNCKGYRGYIFTGNPDLAKKIGLRASRKVEFYNGKLDCRLLEYELYEGTREKPKVIYE from the coding sequence ATGGAAGTTTTCAACACCCCCAATAAAATCATCATCACTTGCAATAAGCGACTTTCGCCTTATTTGCAACAGGAAGTCGAAGAACTTGGCTTCGAGATCAAACGTTCATTCTCTACTGGTGTAGAATTATTTAACACCTTGAGTGAAACGATTAAATTAAATTTAAACTTACGCACAGCTTCGCAGATCTTATATTCGATCAAAGAATTCAAAGCATCAAATCCGCAAGAATTATACGATGAATTAAAAGAAATCGCTTGGGAAGAGCTCATTGCTTTTGATGGCTATTTCTCTGTCACCTCTAATGTTGACAACGAGACGATAACCACACCTCTCTTTGCAAATTTGAAAGTTAAAGATGCCATCGTAGATCGTATCAAAGAGAAAAAAGATATTCGTCCAAACTCGGGCTCTGACTCGAATAAAGCGGTTGTACATCTGTATTGGAAAGATGACCGTGCAGAGATTTTCATTGATTCTTCTGGCGAAACATTAGCCAAACATGGTTACCGTAAACACCCTGGAAAAGCGCCTATGCTAGAAGCTTTAGCTGCTTCTACGATCTTAGCTTCCAAATGGGATGGAAAAAGTTCTTTTGTCAACCCCATGTGTGGTTCTGGCACATTAGCCATTGAGGCTGCATTGATTGCAACAAACCGCCGTCCAGGTCTATACCGTATGAATTATTCTTTCATGCACTTTATCGGTTACGATGAAGAAGTATTTTTTCAAGAAAGAAGAAATCTCAAAGAACAAGTCAACAAGAAAGCAAACCCAAAAATTGTTGCTTCCGATATTTCCCAACAAGCGATTGATATTGCCATCATGAATGCGAAAACTGCAGGTGTCGATCAGCTTATTGATTTTGAAGTATGTGATTTTGCAGAGACAACAGTACCTCAAGATGAAAAAGGAATTGCTATATTTAACCCAGAATATGGAGAACGCCTGGGCAATCATAGTCAATTAGAATTAACTTACAAACGTGTAGGTGATTTTCTAAAACAGAATTGCAAGGGTTATAGGGGCTACATTTTTACTGGAAATCCGGATCTGGCAAAAAAAATAGGATTACGTGCTTCCAGAAAAGTAGAGTTTTATAACGGAAAATTAGATTGTCGTTTATTAGAATACGAATTGTACGAGGGAACTCGCGAAAAACCAAAAGTAATTTATGAATAA
- a CDS encoding DUF3127 domain-containing protein — MEIRGKVHEIGATQQVTESFKKRDIIVAFAENPQFVEYIRFEATQDRTSIFDGLTVGEEIEIAFNLRGRPWTNKEGVTTYFNSLVAWRVTKLANTATAASTPGYAEMPAPVDLSGSSDDDDLPF, encoded by the coding sequence ATGGAAATTAGAGGAAAAGTACACGAAATTGGTGCTACACAACAAGTAACAGAGTCATTCAAAAAGCGCGATATTATTGTTGCATTTGCTGAAAATCCACAGTTTGTTGAATATATTCGCTTTGAAGCTACACAAGATAGAACATCAATTTTTGATGGGTTGACAGTAGGTGAAGAAATTGAAATAGCTTTCAATTTACGTGGTCGTCCATGGACAAATAAAGAAGGTGTAACAACATACTTCAATTCATTAGTGGCTTGGAGAGTAACAAAATTAGCAAATACTGCAACTGCAGCATCGACTCCAGGTTATGCTGAAATGCCTGCTCCAGTTGATCTTTCAGGATCAAGTGACGATGATGATTTACCTTTCTAG
- a CDS encoding acyltransferase, giving the protein MTEKLSYIRVLRIIATIAVIAIHASSGYLNSINITGFDWNYANAINSFTRFSVPIFVMLSGALLLTKEEQVGLFYKKRLSKICYPFIFWTIIYILYHMRGLDLTTDQLISTVIYRLKNGANAHLWYLYMIIGLYLAIPFLQKIMQHATIREIEIFLFLWFVTLFTFNKGLPSYFPKLDLTFFSGYIGFLILGYYLRVKDFSSYKVLSLFIFILTAVATTYFTYKESLNEGKFTPFLYGYLSPNTFIIATSLFIFIKSIAEDITLPKWALWIDDYSFGVYLCHILILNYVHPLLPVGTALKIPLAILITLFCSVLLTYILRKLPFGKYVSG; this is encoded by the coding sequence ATGACAGAAAAGCTCAGCTATATCCGTGTACTTCGCATTATTGCAACAATAGCTGTTATTGCTATTCATGCATCTTCAGGATATTTAAACAGTATTAACATCACTGGTTTTGACTGGAACTATGCCAATGCGATCAATAGCTTTACACGTTTCTCTGTCCCTATTTTTGTCATGCTTTCAGGAGCATTACTCTTAACAAAAGAAGAACAAGTTGGTCTTTTTTACAAGAAAAGACTATCAAAAATCTGTTACCCTTTTATCTTTTGGACGATTATTTACATTCTCTACCATATGCGGGGATTGGATTTAACGACAGACCAATTGATCTCCACCGTTATATACCGATTGAAAAATGGAGCGAATGCACATTTATGGTATCTCTATATGATCATAGGTTTGTACTTGGCCATCCCTTTTCTACAAAAAATAATGCAACACGCAACAATCAGAGAGATAGAAATATTTTTATTCTTATGGTTTGTTACCTTGTTTACTTTCAATAAAGGGTTGCCTAGTTATTTTCCTAAATTGGATTTGACCTTTTTCTCTGGTTATATCGGTTTTTTGATTTTGGGCTATTATTTAAGAGTTAAGGATTTTAGTTCTTATAAGGTATTGAGTTTGTTTATTTTTATCCTAACGGCAGTAGCAACTACTTATTTCACCTATAAAGAGAGCTTGAATGAGGGGAAATTTACACCCTTTCTTTATGGCTATTTATCACCAAACACCTTTATTATTGCGACGAGTTTATTCATCTTCATCAAATCCATCGCTGAGGATATCACGCTTCCAAAATGGGCACTTTGGATAGATGACTATAGTTTTGGCGTATATTTATGTCATATCCTTATTTTGAACTATGTCCATCCCCTATTACCCGTCGGAACCGCTTTAAAAATTCCATTAGCAATTTTAATAACACTTTTCTGCAGTGTGTTATTGACATATATCCTGCGTAAACTTCCATTTGGAAAGTATGTATCGGGGTAA